One Prosthecobacter dejongeii DNA window includes the following coding sequences:
- a CDS encoding VWA domain-containing protein, producing MTFLNPALLWTLAALAPLAAIYFLKVRPRKKPVTAFFLWQKIFTEKRSSALFKRLRDIWSLLLMALAFAAIALALAEPDLEGDERKDLLIIVDHSASMSAKEDGQTRLERAQQKARELITALHGSQRAAVASMADRLTMRAQPTRHRRSLLEAVDSIQPSQLPSQSEALRAVHPGQEGLKNTRVILITDGCVDDASLLSQVEVLKIPSEAPNIGIVRADLRPVPGEGLRLGLFVVMQSTFKETVSVDLMLRHEDSHQLVKLIPLQVKPGLNAAVTLTLEDAQTGNWTASIEKEDALILDNQVWLHVPTRDPLPVGVLAENAFFLENAVRAFERSEQNLQLATDAKQARLFLAMGRAPATGSALIFQPQGESLLWSELGDELKTIIPRVLLKDHALLRYLDAETMNFTGARKLKAPSGSVILVADESGVPLIYLVRQGEANLCVVNLDPLAAQFYLSAWFPVLTHNAASHLSHREAALPATFPTGSLTRIPSMSVEDSAQVRTPTGQSFVLPADESLRLEQVGFYQAQTKEQQTTVACSLISPTESSAARASLQSTTRPLAQGQSPSYWLLVLGLVALVGESALYHRRKVG from the coding sequence GTGACCTTTCTCAATCCAGCTCTTTTGTGGACTCTGGCAGCGCTCGCCCCGCTGGCAGCCATCTATTTCCTCAAAGTGCGGCCTCGGAAAAAGCCCGTGACGGCCTTCTTTCTATGGCAGAAGATCTTCACAGAGAAACGCTCTTCCGCACTTTTCAAGAGACTGCGTGACATCTGGTCTCTGTTGCTGATGGCATTAGCGTTCGCCGCCATTGCACTGGCTTTAGCTGAGCCGGACCTGGAAGGTGATGAACGCAAGGACCTGCTCATCATCGTGGATCACTCCGCCTCCATGTCGGCCAAAGAAGACGGCCAGACAAGACTGGAACGGGCCCAACAAAAAGCGCGGGAACTCATCACCGCCCTTCACGGCAGCCAGCGTGCTGCGGTGGCCAGCATGGCAGATCGCCTGACCATGCGTGCCCAACCCACCCGGCACCGACGCAGTTTGTTAGAAGCAGTGGATAGTATCCAGCCCAGCCAACTTCCCTCTCAAAGTGAGGCTTTACGTGCAGTACATCCCGGACAAGAGGGTCTGAAAAACACCCGTGTCATTTTAATCACCGACGGCTGCGTGGATGATGCCAGCCTGCTCTCCCAAGTGGAAGTGCTAAAAATCCCCAGTGAAGCCCCCAATATCGGCATCGTGCGGGCAGATCTGCGCCCCGTGCCTGGCGAAGGACTGCGCCTGGGTTTGTTTGTGGTGATGCAATCCACCTTCAAAGAGACCGTCTCGGTGGACCTGATGCTGCGTCATGAAGACAGTCATCAACTCGTCAAACTCATCCCTCTCCAAGTGAAGCCCGGCCTCAATGCGGCGGTTACCCTGACACTGGAAGATGCTCAGACAGGTAACTGGACAGCCAGTATCGAGAAAGAAGATGCCTTAATTCTGGATAACCAAGTGTGGCTGCATGTGCCCACGCGAGATCCCCTACCCGTGGGCGTGCTGGCAGAAAACGCCTTCTTCCTGGAAAATGCCGTGCGTGCCTTTGAGCGCAGCGAGCAGAATCTGCAACTGGCTACCGATGCCAAGCAAGCTCGCCTTTTTTTAGCCATGGGCCGAGCGCCAGCCACGGGCTCAGCTTTAATTTTTCAGCCTCAAGGGGAAAGTTTGCTGTGGAGTGAATTGGGGGATGAACTGAAGACGATCATCCCGCGTGTTCTGCTGAAAGATCATGCCTTGCTACGCTACCTGGATGCTGAGACGATGAACTTCACCGGGGCACGCAAACTCAAGGCCCCATCCGGATCGGTGATCCTCGTGGCGGATGAAAGTGGTGTGCCGCTGATCTATCTCGTGCGTCAGGGAGAGGCCAACCTCTGCGTGGTGAATCTAGATCCCCTAGCAGCTCAGTTTTATCTTTCCGCTTGGTTTCCGGTACTCACCCACAATGCGGCCTCTCATCTGAGCCATCGCGAAGCCGCTCTGCCTGCCACCTTTCCTACAGGTAGCCTTACCCGCATCCCCAGCATGAGCGTGGAGGACTCGGCCCAGGTCCGCACACCCACAGGCCAGTCCTTTGTCTTACCAGCCGATGAGTCACTGCGACTGGAACAGGTAGGTTTTTACCAAGCTCAGACCAAAGAGCAGCAGACCACCGTGGCCTGCTCCCTCATTTCCCCCACTGAATCCAGCGCCGCACGGGCCAGTCTGCAATCCACTACCCGTCCCCTGGCTCAAGGTCAGTCACCCAGCTACTGGCTGCTCGTGCTCGGCCTTGTAGCTTTGGTCGGAGAGTCTGCTCTCTATCATCGCCGAAAAGTCGGCTAA
- a CDS encoding DUF58 domain-containing protein, with protein sequence MLTDPAFIRRLDSLYLLARKILGGSLQADRRSNKKGAGITFADYAQYSLGDDYRSIDWRVYAKFESLLIKLFELEEDATIYLLLDCSPSMLSKQEYAKQLTAALGYIALNTLDRLAVYGLADKLLPLFEPSRGRNQVLPFLKSLELATSFGGGTDLSACAREFEARHRRKGLVCVVSDFLLPGGFEEGLSRLQWHKHEVFCLQTLDANDLHCEWKGDVTLECVESGQAQRVTISPREAKLYEQAVAEWNENLKSTCAKRGIGHIRATPDQPFEEVITDLLRRGGLVT encoded by the coding sequence ATGTTAACAGATCCCGCCTTCATTCGCCGGCTCGATTCCCTGTATCTTCTCGCGAGGAAGATCCTCGGCGGATCGTTGCAGGCAGATCGGCGCAGCAACAAAAAGGGTGCCGGCATCACCTTTGCAGATTATGCGCAATATTCGTTAGGCGATGATTATCGCAGCATTGATTGGCGTGTGTATGCCAAGTTTGAATCACTATTAATCAAACTCTTTGAATTGGAAGAAGATGCCACGATTTATCTTCTTTTGGATTGCAGCCCCTCCATGCTTTCCAAGCAGGAGTATGCCAAACAACTCACCGCAGCCCTGGGCTACATCGCCCTCAATACATTAGATCGGCTAGCCGTGTATGGCCTAGCGGATAAGCTCCTACCTTTGTTTGAACCCAGCCGCGGACGAAATCAGGTGCTGCCTTTTTTAAAGTCTCTGGAGCTAGCCACCAGCTTCGGCGGCGGCACTGACCTTTCTGCTTGTGCGCGCGAGTTTGAGGCTCGTCACCGCCGCAAAGGCCTTGTGTGTGTTGTGTCAGACTTTTTGTTACCCGGTGGTTTTGAAGAGGGCCTCAGTCGCCTGCAATGGCACAAGCATGAAGTTTTTTGCCTGCAAACGCTGGATGCGAACGACCTGCATTGCGAATGGAAAGGCGATGTCACCCTGGAGTGCGTGGAGTCCGGTCAAGCGCAGCGTGTCACCATCTCCCCCCGTGAGGCCAAGCTCTACGAACAAGCCGTGGCGGAGTGGAACGAGAACCTGAAAAGCACCTGTGCCAAACGCGGCATCGGCCATATCCGCGCCACGCCGGATCAGCCCTTTGAAGAAGTCATCACCGACCTCCTGCGACGCGGTGGTTTGGTCACCTAA
- a CDS encoding AAA family ATPase → MSSTPETTAAVQHFHDTFEKLRAEIAKFMVGQRDVIENVLISVMCGGHVLLEGVPGLGKTALVNTLAKALHLKFQRIQFTPDLLPADIVGTQILVDRDGRKVFEFQQGPVFCNVLLADEINRATPKTQSALLETMQEKRVTVAGTTHSLARPFFVLATQNPIEQDGTYPLPEAQLDRFFFKLFVPVPSHDDFHEILNRTGGSHVPQINAVASGEDILKMGQLVREVPLDNSIQDYLVKIVRATHPTDVNATDRVKKYVRHGSSPRGAQTILAAARVLALLDGRYHVAREDIAKAALPALRHRVLLSFEGEAEGVKTDTVIADVIEKVKA, encoded by the coding sequence ATGTCTTCCACCCCTGAAACCACAGCCGCCGTTCAGCATTTTCATGACACGTTTGAAAAACTTCGTGCCGAGATCGCCAAGTTCATGGTGGGACAAAGAGATGTCATTGAGAACGTCCTCATCTCCGTCATGTGTGGAGGGCATGTGCTACTTGAAGGGGTTCCAGGACTGGGCAAAACCGCGCTGGTCAACACACTGGCGAAAGCTCTGCACCTGAAGTTTCAGCGCATCCAGTTCACCCCAGATCTCCTCCCTGCTGACATCGTCGGCACGCAAATTCTGGTAGATCGGGATGGCCGCAAAGTTTTTGAATTCCAGCAAGGCCCTGTCTTCTGCAATGTGCTGCTGGCAGATGAAATCAACCGTGCCACGCCAAAGACCCAATCCGCGCTGCTGGAGACCATGCAGGAAAAACGCGTGACGGTAGCGGGCACCACCCACTCCCTCGCCAGACCCTTCTTCGTGCTCGCCACGCAAAACCCCATTGAGCAAGACGGCACCTACCCTCTTCCTGAAGCACAGCTAGATCGCTTCTTTTTCAAACTCTTCGTCCCCGTGCCGAGTCACGATGACTTCCATGAAATCCTCAACCGCACCGGTGGCAGTCATGTGCCTCAGATCAATGCAGTGGCCAGCGGTGAAGACATTCTCAAGATGGGCCAGTTAGTGCGTGAAGTCCCGCTGGATAACAGCATCCAGGATTACCTTGTCAAAATCGTCCGCGCTACTCACCCCACGGATGTGAACGCGACGGACCGTGTGAAAAAATATGTCCGCCATGGCTCCTCCCCTCGCGGTGCACAGACCATCCTCGCCGCCGCCCGTGTTCTGGCTTTGCTGGACGGTCGCTACCACGTGGCCCGCGAAGACATCGCCAAAGCTGCCCTTCCCGCTCTCCGCCACCGTGTTTTGCTTTCCTTTGAGGGCGAAGCCGAAGGCGTGAAGACGGATACCGTCATCGCCGATGTCATTGAGAAGGTGAAGGCCTAA